A stretch of the Acyrthosiphon pisum isolate AL4f chromosome A2, pea_aphid_22Mar2018_4r6ur, whole genome shotgun sequence genome encodes the following:
- the LOC100161677 gene encoding myocardin-related transcription factor A isoform X3 translates to MQNNISQPSPPSAEVDESPLQKSMDKNKESLKVKLMLRRPINQLVAQGIMPCLKSPPAFHEQRQKLERAKMGDLLKAKIQQRPDKQQLVRQHILEDVGDVDRSLAERQRMLVKCRLADSLNTQLAHRPGPLELIKKNILHTDEPIERAVKEGQIEFKATSEGQKIKPELPDQYLTLDEDSQSSGGAGSSCSPPPPPPPPPPPPSSVALTHRPAYDMIETAAANAGIVTLTLLPSPLGSSTSSLSPMSSVASPPPPAPPPMPPSSLPLQVHGQQPAPGKDKNRKKSKSKSQAKTRTIKFHEYKGPPSAHKSQNLNANSAETSYELLLQQQQLFLQWQLEWQQKYPQLILPAPPHKSTSSIVEQSSTVSSSSSLSSSPSSASSTTSAQTINNLPQIIETRSLRNLDDLKVSDLKAELKKRNLPVSGPKPQLIERLRSFAEHNSDLSNIMLSPGNHSNPNSPPRSSSTPPPPPPPPPPPPLPSPGSQNTPEEDRIIREQQRRIEQLQKQLLNSQLQLQQQQQTRVQTFQPHQPVNAKANLAAFLQQQQLNQQQKQQKHMILTTNNNNSMKNNNNNNNSNNNNNNLETTKRRSNTIVLDKEQAASILSQLDHNGQSRTTSLPNFLGTFVQPNLTTTTTNIINNNNTNINNNNKPPITVVQTPSGFHKVADDDKVDIPMVVDDVKLQHQSAVNLPSHLQQLVERVVKSSSENGHQDTLENNNLSPKQEDVKPPSPSSSPYIDINSLPMVFDDTKLFQNDHLVDPCRHNVSKSQMMDDVLEILIRNGELPASAAHDQTSAGSGVDHSVVNAASDFDIHMDDPFAMDVVCNDDLMMDVDTDWLDSLDLPPPSAEPLADLFNGEATDNDFKLPANMDFLWDRIDFAT, encoded by the exons cTCTCAAAGTCAAGTTGATGTTGAGGAGACCCATTAACCAATTGGTTGCCCAAGGAATTATGCCCT GTTTGAAAAGCCCACCAGCCTTCCATGAACAACGACAAAAGTTGGAGAGGGCCAAGATGGGCGATCTGTTGAAAGCCAAAATTCAACAGAGGCCTGACAAACAGCAGCTGGTAAGACAGCACATATTAGAGGACGTCGGTGACGTGGACCGATCATTAGCCGAACGTCAGCGCATGTTGGTCAAGTGTCGTTTGGCAGATTCACTAAATACCCAACTAGCACACAGGCCCGGTCCTTTGGAATTGATCAAAAAGAATATACTCCACACGGACGAGCCCATTGAAAGGGCCGTTAAAG agGGTCAGATTGAGTTCAAAGCCACCAGCGAAGGACAAAAAATCAAGCCTGAACTCCCTGATCAGTATTTGACACTAGACGAAGACTCTCAGAGTTCGGGTGGCGCTGGAAGTTCGTGTTccccaccaccgccaccgccacctccaccgccaccgccaTCATCGGTAGCGCTGACCCATAGGCCAGCGTATGATATGATAGAGACGGCCGCTGCCAACGCCGGTATCGTCACCTTAACGTTACTACCTTCACCCCTGGGCTCATCCACGTCCAGCTTATCACCGATGAGTTCTGTTGCCTCGCCACCACCCCCAGCACCTCCTCCAATGCCTCCGTCGTCCCTACCGCTACAGGTGCATGGGCAGCAGCCGGCACCTGGTAAGGACAAGAACCGAAAAAAGAGCAAGAGTAAGTCGCAAGCGAAGACGAGAACGATTAAGTTCCACGAGTACAAAGGACCACCGAGTGCGCATAAGTCACAAAATCTAAACGCAAATTCGGCTGAGACCTCATACGAGCTGCTTTTACAGCAGCAGCAGTTGTTCTTGCAGTGGCAACTCGAGTGGCAACAAAAA TATCCTCAACTCATACTGCCCGCTCCACCACACAAATCGACCTCGTCAATCGTTGAGCAATCTTCTACcgtatcgtcgtcgtcgtcgttgtcgtcctCGCCATCGTCTGCGTCGTCTACGACGTCTGCCCAGACCATCAACAATCTACCACAGATTATTGAAACCCGTTCGTTACGAAATCTCGACGATTTAAAGG TGAGTGACTTAAAGGCTGAACTGAAGAAACGTAATTTACCCGTGTCTGGGCCAAAACCACAGTTGATTGAAAGGCTACGGTCGTTCGCTGAACACAATTCGGATTTGTCGAACATAATGCTATCGCCCGGCAATCATTCGAATCCGAACAGTCCTCCGCGGTCATCGTCtacgccgccgccaccacctcCTCCACCCCCACCCCCACCCTTACCATCACCAGGATCCCAAAATACGCCGGAAGAAGACCGCATCATACGGGAACAGCAGAGGCGTATTGAACAGTTACAAAAACAACTGCTTAACTCCCAACTACAGCTTCAACAACAACAGCAGACCAGGGTACAAACATTccag CCTCATCAGCCGGTTAATGCGAAAGCAAATCTGGCAGCCTTCCTTCAGCAGCAGCAGTTGAACCAACAGCAAAAACAACAGAAACACATGATCTTGAcgacgaacaataataattcaatgaagaataacaacaacaacaacaacagcaacaacaacaataacaatctTGAAACGACTAAACGGCGGAGCAATACAATTGTATTGGACAAAGAACAAGCGGCATCAATTTTGAGTCAGTTGGACCACAACGGTCAAAG tagaacGACTTCTCTGCCTAATTTTTTGGGTACGTTCGTTCAACCCAATTTGACTACCACTACCACCAACatcatcaacaacaacaacactaatattaacaacaataataagcCGCCGATCACGGTCGTTCAGACCCCCTCTGGGTTCCACAAAGTGGCGGACGACGACAAAGTCGACATTCCCATGGTCGTGGATGATGTGAAATTGCAGCACCAATCTGCCGTAAACTTGCCGTCGCACCTGCAGCAGCTAGTTGAAAGAGTTGTAAAGTCATCTTCGGAAAATGGACACCAGGACACGTTGGAAAACAACAACCTAAGTCCAAAACAGGAGGACGTAAAACCGCCGTCACCGTCGTCGTCGCCTTACATCGATATCAACAGTCTGCCAATGGTGTTCGACGACACGAAACTGTTTCAAAAT GACCATCTAGTCGACCCTTGCCGGCACAACGTGTCCAAAAGTCAGATGATGGATGACGTCCTAGAGATATTGATCAGGAACGGCGAGTTGCCAGCGTCGGCGGCCCACGATCAGACGTCTGCGGGCTCCGGCGTCGATCACTCGGTGGTAAACGCCGCGTCTGACTTCGACATACACATGGACGATCCGTTTGCCATGGACGTGGTGTGCAACGACGACCTGATGATGGACGTGGATACTGACTGGCTGGATTCCCTGGATCTGCCGCCACCGTCGGCTGAACCGCTGGCCGACCTGTTCAACGGCGAAGCCACCGACAACGACTTCAAACTTCCCGCCAACATGGACTTCCTGTGGGACCGAATAGACTTCGCGACGTAA